The genomic interval TGGCAGCAGCAGCGATGGCGCCGGCAAGGGCTCCGGACACCATGTGCGAGGAGGGGTTGTAGTGTCTGTGGGGGTTCAGCAGCTCCTGCAGATATTCATATGTGATGAAGTGCAGTGCTTGAAATGGCACGTTCATGGTGAGCTGCGTGGTGTAGCTGCGATAGAATGCCCCTGCACCCTCCCGCTGCCAAACACAGCGTACACAGTCCAACACGCCACGGTAGGGCGAGTTATACATCTGCATCCTCTGCTTCACCACTGGAGGGTGCAAGACACACGAGCACGCCAAGGGCCATAGCCAGCAAAATGGAAATatggggaaagagaaaaaggggagGGCCATTAAGGAAGTGATAGAAACATCCAGTCAAAACATAGAGGTCACAGCTGAAATACAGTAAGGCCATCAAAGGAGAAATGTTTGGACTCATTAGGGACAGTGTGGCATGTTCCATCCGGACCTGACCAGATCAAATAAAACGCCTTTTCAGCACAAAAGTCCAGGCAGTCTATGGGGAACTGAAGAGCCAAAGCTGCACACATGATTCAAGGCAGCCAAGCAGGTGTCTACAGTGGCCCTCAGTCTGCCACCTGCACATGTAAGCCTGGATTGAAGCAATGCCAAAACACTATCTTAGCAACAAATGATTGAGCCTGCTGCCAGCCTCAGGTCACTTCGAGGCTTTGTAAACGGGAGCAGTATCTAAGCATAGTGCAGCTGTTAGTTACAGCAAGGTCAATCTTCTCCCACAGGACTGTCTTTTATAAGTCTATGCCTTAGACAGCTCTTTGGTGCCACCTATTGGTGTGGAGTGCAGACTAATCTCACCTTGAAATCAAATTAGACAAATGTTCTAGAAACCAACTGTACTGCAAATGTTCATCACATGGTTAATCTGAGTGTTTGAGAATTTAGAGCAGTGAGTTATGTGTACCTTCAGCTGGGTTCATTACAGCATCGTGAAGCAGAGTGGCCACGCATCCTGCAGCTCctgcaaaaataaatacttaataGTGAGTACCAAGAAATAGCTGGCAAACAGCGCAAAGACACAATACACAACCACATTAAGACTCCCTCAGATGGATGTGGACCAAGGCCCTTAAGCGTAATAAACTTTGACCAAACAAGTCCCTGGTGACTACTGACAAAGCCAGCCACCAATAGCTTCAGCTGATCATGAGAGAGATTAAGGATTTGCTGAGTGTGTTGTATGGAATGCGAATGGAGCATTGGACAGAAAGAAACTTTTGTTCTCGTTCATTCTCATTTAGTCACCGGGTGACCACAACAGAGGCTTCCCAGAAAGTTGCTTCATTTTCCCTGTTAAATGACGCAAGCAACACGGCTTTATTCTAAATCACTTGAAAAGTAAACTTTGAGTAACATTCTCCAAGTCAAAATATACCGAGAATGTATAAATCTACAAGAGGTTTTAACAAAGAAATAGGGCAATAAGCAGGGACAAAAGGAAACAGGAGGAAGAAGCACTGAATGAGGTTCTCTTTGAAATTATCAATGACCTTCCCCTAGGACACTGCAAGAAAACTAGCCGAAGAGCATTCCAGTGGCTACTTACCGCTCTCCGCCTTACCtaagtagaaagagagagaaaagagaatagGCAAAGCAACACCAACCATCAGTTCCACTGTGTTAACCAGATTATGCAGCTCCCAGAGTTTAAATGTGCcacttgttgtttttttgtttttttttttaattttatatatatatatatatatatatatatatatatatatatatatatatatatatatatatatatatatatataaatataaatgactgTCGCTGTGGACAGACATCAATTACAAGCTTAATGCGATACACTACCAtatgcatgcatacacacacagacacaccagaCCATTTAGACATATTGCCCAACTCCACTATGCCCATATTCTAAATCATTGTGGTTAAAGAGCATAAGTTAGAAAACTAATCTGGTGAAAGTTTCTCCAAAAGCACTATAGACCCAAAGCTGTGAGCAGATAGCTGACCAACTAATCCtctaaatatgtttaaatttaaaacaaacactgatGCAGCCTTGATCCTCTTCAAAGCCAAAAGTGGATTTGCTGAACAAAAACTAAGCATGAAGTCAGTGAAACTGTTCAAACATGACTGTTTGTCATAGGTCTGACACAAACAAACCTGGAGCATCATGTGGGTTAGGGAAGGTTTCTTGAATTCATGCATATGTGAAATCAGCCTGATCATAATGATGATACTGGATAAAGAGTGGCTTCTTTCAAAGTGAAGGTTTAGATCATGGAAATGACCACAGGGGAAAGAGTGACACTTGACAGCAATGACACTAATGATAAGTGTATTTTTaactaaattaaatattttctctttggAATTTGTTGAAATTTGGAACTGAAAGCACTGTAGAAATGTAACTGCACCATtcgcaaaaaaagagaaagaatcaATAGCTTGTGCAGCATTTGACTGTAAATATGGATAACAGATCTTCATTTTTGTGAACAAAAAGACAGTCTAAACCTTTTAAATAAAAGGAACCATGGTGGATTTTCTCACCTTTACAGACAGTGTCACGATTTAGGACAGCGGCACTCTGGGTTATTCTAGGCTTTGGCCCCATCAGCAGAATTCTATTTCTATTGAATCACACTAAAGAGGTCAGCTGAGCCACTAGCCATGCTGCTGCTCACAGAGCTGGCATTCAGCCTGACCACCAATCCACACTCAAATCCACACTCCAATCAGCCTTTAGCTATTAACTACTCAGGAATCCAGAGCAGAGCTGCCGCACCATTTTACTGCCATTGGCATGGAGACTTCctgaaatacatatttattcatgGTTATGTCAAACTATGCTGTTTATCCTGGTTATGTCAAACCACCAAGCTAGGGTTCTATGGCTTTTGGTCCAAGGTGGGTGTGGGGGTGAGGTGTACCATTCGCCAAGTGACTGTTGGCTCCTGGGTGGATGACATCACTGAGGGTCTTTTTTAGCTTCTCGTAGCAGGCAAAGTAGAGTGCGTGAGCTGGCCCTGCCCCGAGAGCCGTAGCATTCAGGCCTCTGATAGGCCTCCAGATACCCTCAGTTCTCACGATGCGCCAAAGAGCGTCCATCACATTGCGGTAGCGGGCAGCTGGTTCGGGTTGCAAGCTCTGCATGCGGGTCTGCaagacaacaaaaaaatataattatcaAAATAAGATgtgaaaagaacaaagaaaataagtaGCACTATTGGTAATATACAGTTGGACTGCACTTATACTGAAAAACAGAGAGGTGCTACAATCTTGATTACTTGAGTAAACAGAGGACATCTACATTAAGCTTTAAAATGCACCAATAAAACAATTTGTTCAAGACAGAACATGATCAAATCATAATACAacccatatttttaaagaatggGACCACAGACTTCAGACAAATCATGCGTAAACCTTAAATCTTACTACACATGAACTTATAAACTACACGCAGGATGTGTTGCACAGATAACAGACATTGTCCAAAAATCTAAAAtccttgtttttaatgaaggtgcGCACAACAAAACCTCTGCCTCCAACGTTCAGCAACTTTGAGCCCTGTTCAGTGTCTCTGCACCACTTAGTATTTTGCTGTTAGTGcagaaactgaagacagctaTGCTTCGTCCAAAAAGCAGTGTTGCACGGTGCTGCTCATCCACAGTGTGGTAGCATTGAGATACACTGCTGTTGCTTCCTAAATGTTTACTAGTCATTGAAGAATCTTCTTCAACCAAACTGCATCACTCAGTGAAATTACACCAGATACACGCATCAATTTTAAATACTGACTACTGTTAGTTTAAACTTATATTTTAAAAGATTGGATTTAAGCTCTTTGACTGACAAAGTGCTTTTCTGTAATGCTTACAGAGCAGGCCAGTTTACAATGActgcaaaaacatttcacataaataatacatagTGTTTTTATGCTAACAAGTATATAGCAGTATAAAGCATTGTGTCTTACTGTTAATATAGCTTTATGTTACATCATGTTGCTGGTCAAGGCATACCTTTCAGGCCCTAGGTTACTGTGAACAGATGTCTACCCTGTAAGGACACAACCTCACTCTTTATGGCCTAAAGCCTAGGCATGATGCAACAGAATTCACTGTAATGACTAAGTTTTTGAGGGAAGTTCCACAAGTCAGATACATGAGGAAATCAAAACTAAAACAAGAAAGACTTACCTGATTTTACCAGAAtctttagaaagaaagaaaaagaatctgCAAAAGTGTATCTGCAAATATGCCACTTTCATACTAAAATCTCAGTTTTTCGTCTAACCAATATTCCTCAACTCAGGATCACATTTCCAGGCTCTCCCAGTACAAAAACCCCTGATTTAGCTAATGAACAGCTTAAAAATTTCCTTATGATATCAGTCAAGTGTTGTAAGAGATGGGAAACCACAAAACTGTGCAAAGCAGTCAGACTTCCAGGACTGCAGATACAAAACATTACCTCAAACCACAGAACCCAACAGATTAATGAAAATAAGGGAGTTATAAAACCACAAAGATCTCCAGCAAAGCTGAAGCACACAACATGCTTTCTGAAATTAGTGACAGATATTGTAAATCCACTTAACAGTTCTTCCTATTTGTTCAGCATGAATACGTGCATACCTACAGTTCCCAGTAGGataacatgtaaaaataacaaCGAAATGGGTGTTAAAGTGAGTGCCTGGAGAACGCAGAGCACAGAATGATAACCTTTGACTGGACTACAAACAGAACACCCTTCCACATATGTTTGTCTTGTCCTCTCTCTGTAACGGTGGTGTCCCAACCACCGCTGATTATCCGAGATTTGCCGAGCACAGAGATCAAGTCTTCCAAAAACGGACATACCAGGCAATGCTGCTTCTCTTCTTCAAGGCTGATAAAGAATGAACCCACATGCTGAAATTAATCAGCCCCCGTCATTTCAATGAATGACGTACACACAGTGATAGGAACATAATTTAAACCAGTAACATGTTCTGATATCCTATGTCATATAAATGTCAGtttacaaaagtgtttttttttattttacagaaaatagtACTTCTTTATATGCAGTTTCAAAGAGGTACATTATTGTAGCCGAGATTATAAAGCTAAAAGCACTTATAACTTGTATTTGGagagtggggggaaaaaaaacaaaaaaaaacaccacactgATGAAGACTTGATGTGACATGGTTAGCACTTGAGCTGCTGGAATTTGACAAAATTGATGTAtgcatgtttattattattaagaccAAGGGATGCCTTGATTTATAAGCATACTCCTAGAACCTTCATCAGGTACTTTCATCTTATTAAAAAGGACATGATGTGCATtgttatatttgcatttatatctaggtatataatataattagtGTTATCAGAGCTTTTATTGCCTATTTCAGCTAGGGTTGGTTATGCCACCTGACTTTGACTAATTTTAAACTAAACAGGCATCTACTTACATAGAAACCTTTGTCCTTAAACTTGAGTTTCTACTTACATTTTCtttcaaataaatttaaaaaatatatagtataattaCACACCGAACCATTCTAACCATGCctcaaaaatgatattttttccaAACTTCATGAAATGCTTACTGGCCTTGGcattgcagagagagagagagagagagaaacaaatgaTCTTTTTAAATAAGTAATTGTATCACAAATCTACACAGAAAAGTCTAATGAGGACTTTTCAGAGCTACACCTTGTCAACAATGTGAGATCCACAGCTGTGAATGACATGAAATAAAAAGTGCTTGGTCCTGAAGGAACTCTTCAAGTCATTCTGACAAGACCAGCTGAACTGCTCCTCTCAGTTGGCCTCTTCTGCCCCTCAGAAATAAGCTCAGTCCTCCACTTTTTATAGACAGGTAGTAACAGATCTCAACTGGAATAGAACAATACGTCATTCTGCATACGTAAAGGACTTTGTGAAATGTTAGTGTTCAGTAACACCATTTCACAATTTGACTGACTGTCACGATGGAAAGCACGACTTAAGTTATTGACGACACAACCATGAGCTTCACATTGCATCAGTGTGTGATTTCCACAGCGTTTGTGATGTAGGCCTGCATGTGAGTTAAGCACAGTTTCTCTGTCAATCAGTGATTCTTTGACTATCTAACGGAAAAGAATGAATATTCAGTGCTGTGATAATCCGCACACTTGATGATCCCGCCTGCAGAACGGGCGCATGTGATTAGCTGCAGCACAGCCTGGTGGGTTGGGTCTCTCACGTGTGACCTTGCGTGTTAGCCCGTATGGCGCGTAGCGTGTTGCTAACGCGGCCATCAAAGTAAAACTGGCAATTAAAGTAGCAGTAATAATATTTTCAATAGGCCGTAGTAACGCTGTATAACTGCCTACACGAGTGCACGAGGCTCTCTATAAAGTTGTTAGCCAACAGCGAGGAGGCTAGCACCACAGAGGGAAGGCGGAGGGATGCGTAATTAATGCGTCTCTGCAAGTTCAACGTACGAGGTTAATCAGATCAGCTACAGTGAGCAAATATGATCACCCGAGGCAACAAACGAAGCTTACCCAAAAGAAGGGGCGAATAAGTCAGTGAGAAGCACAACACTGGGTGCGCGTAAACTTCAGCTATAACGTTACTGTAGTTTAGGATAACAACAGAATTTTGTTCGGGTGTTGTGACGATTACCAGGCACAACTAAACTTTATTTTCAAGTAAATAGCAAGAATAGCAGGTGATAAGCGATAAATATTAAACAGTAACGTTAAGTACCAACTCGAGAACAGTTTTGACTAGTAAAGCTAGCTTGTTAGCCAGCTAGCTCACAGGCCAGATTCGACCTTGTCAGCTGAAAACTTGCGAACCCAAAGTGGAGGAGTCTGCACTTTCAGCTTGCTGGCCTACCTGTTGGAGACAGCTTGCTAGGTAAGCTAAGACACTGCCTGTCTGCTGAACCTGGCCGTGAAAAACGGTGAAATGGTTCGAACGATCAATGCTAATTTGTTAGCCTACCTTCACACAGTCGATGGGGTACATGAGGCAGTGCTCCATGATGCCAGCCACGGCCCCGGCTAACATGTACGTACTGGTCGAAGCGCCCTGTGGCAGTTCTTCATAGTCCGGCTCGGCTATCTCTGACACTTCTAGGGGACCGTAGAGCTGCACTGTGGTGACCTCAGCCTCTCCTCCAATTCGCGGTGAAAGAGTACCAACGATACCCTCCGAAACACCCCAGAACCTGCTGCCGAGCCACCGGATCTCTGCTCCCGCGGAAGCGCCGGCCACAGCGGCCTCTCCACCCGGCGTCTCCGCGCTCATCCGCCGCCTGCGCACAAAACCATCCGCTTCCATTAGCAACCAGACACACAGTCCTCTGGTCAGCGGAGCGTTTACTGGGGTATTTCTAACAGCATCCGAGGCCTTCCATTAGCTACCGCCCAGATGTTTACACCACACACACGCTCTGTCCGTCCCGGGTGGCGTGGGGAAGCGCGCAGAGAGGGATGACAGGACGTCCAGGCCGCGGGAAGAAAGAGAACACGCCCAGCAGGCTCCGGCTCTCCGATTCGACACgcgagctgtcaatcaaaacgcCATGGACTGTTTTATAACGCCAGACATGAAACGCGTCCTGCGCCACGCACAGGCAAAACGAATGTGCAGACTGGGACTACTCCGGAAATGAAAACTAAGGGAAAGGAGGCATTAGTTTAATTGAGTTTCATTGCAAGTAGTGTACATGAAAGATCAATAGAAATAGTGAAGGAAGCCTGTCGGAGAAGCACATGGTCCAGTTATAGTACAACAGTCTTAGGCCCATAAAACAGCTTTTGTGCTTTTTGAAAGAGAAAACTTTGTAATATCAGCAGTTATGTAATGATATCAAATACTGCCCAGggtgtttgtgtatatttgtttGTGACAATTCGGGAGCCCTGAGCAACATCCTTTTCAGGAAGCCCCACACCCACCCCAGTCATGTCATTGTGTTGGGAAACCTTGTTTTGTTGTTCTGGGTTTTATTTCTTCAAAGAGAGATACTCATTTAGCTCTGTGGTGGCTCGCTTGCCCTTCCTATACTGCTTTTGGCAATAAATGGCCCTGCTGCCTAAAAAATGGagtcaaaatttatttatacagcacattttacaacaggtgttgtcactaAGCAGGtctacagaaaaatctgggtccgagcccccatgagcaagccaatggCGACAATGGCAAAGAAAAATTCCCCAAGACTGAGAAGAAGAAACctggagaggaaccaagactcaaaaggggaacccatcctcctctggccaacactggatagcaaaacaataacccAAGAGCGAAATGAACAGAGAATAAGGTTTTACccttagtataaaatattaaaaatagaaaagggaagaaaaatCAGCCTGCCATTAGACAGAAGTATTTAGATCAAGCAATGATTACTAATTACTATTGTTAGAGGCTTGTCAAAGTAACAAGCAAATCTGATCTATGGGaatatcagatttcttaatcagaggCTTAACTGCTGCTAGACTTTTTGGTATATAGccaaggctaagagaggagtttattattgacagaagaTGTGTCTATAGATGAAGAAAGTGATGCAATGTCTGTGATTTAATAGTTTGAGTCTGTGCATGCAGCAGGACTGCAGAGGGTGGCATGCAGGTGGATTTGGACAGCATTGTACGGCAGGAAGCTCCACCATGAAAAAATTGGACCAGAAAGTGATGAGTAGGAggcacccaatcaaggcagatgaagcaacagcatcaggttGCACAGGATGGACAGCGGTCAGTGAGGGAAAGTTCTGGTACGAGTGACTGATTACAAtgtacagtgttaacagagtgCAACAGAGACTAGGTACTAATAGTGGGCCAGCACCTTATGACCTAAGTAGGTGTAGTAGTTCATAATAAGAGATAgattcactcaggtactgaagAGTGAGGCTGCttagagctttatatgtcagtaaaagaattttataCTCAATCCGGAATTTAACTGGCAACTAGTGTaggtttgataaaactgggctcaTATAGTCAAAACGTTCTCATTCTTgggaggactctggctgcaacATTATGGACTAACTGAAActtgttaaaacttttgctggaacatccagacagcagggaaATACAATAATCCAACCTTTAGACAATAAAGGCTTGAACttgcttttctgcatcctgtagagacaGTGCATTTCTTAATTTGGCAATATTGCGAATATGAAGGAAAGCCATGCTAGTAATATTGCTTATACATGCATCAAAAGACAAATCAGCATAGATTGTGACaccaaggttttttttttcccacaatgTACCTGATGCAACTCAAGCTGCTAAGTTTAAGCATTAAATTAGACaatttgtttctagcagcatTTAGACTGCTAGCagaagaacctctgttttgtctgAGTAGAAGGAATTTGCATGAGATTCAGTCTTTGATGTAATTTACACAGTCCCAAATCTTATTAAATTGAGGTTTATCACCTGGTTTGAAATAAGTTTAGCTAGCTTTAAGGTAAGCTATTCTAACCTCCCTGCACTTATTCCAGTGTACTCAAGATCTAGATTAGTTTTGTAGGGTAGCAGGTTTGTATAGGTTAACTGTGAATTTTAAATTTCTTGCCTgatcatttaaatttaattattgaagaaatgaataaaatcatgCTGCTGTAAGCTGATGGCATCTGGAGTTCAGTATCTGTTTGGTTTCTTAGTTCATTTGGAAACTGTGATAAATAATAGGATAATTCCTATTCACAATCAGACCGGAGAGATAGATTAGTGTGTCTCAGTAAGTATCCATTTATAGTCTATAAGACTACCACTCCAGACAGACTGGAATAGAACTAGTTTAGTCAGGCACCATTTTAGCTCTACTTGTCTGACAGTCTGTATTAAAGCTTGAGTATGATTATTGTACCATGTTATAGTGTGCTTGACAATAGCATGGTGATCAAATATGAAAACTGAAGTGAATTTCGCATAAGATTAGATTATGATCCCAGACTGCTCTTGGGggaaatgattaaataatgtacatttaaaccaaaaattaAGTCAAAAGTGTGTTGCAATCATATAATGAGTGGCCCCattatattttgaatgaaaccaATAGAGTCTAAATTAGATACAATGTCTTACTTACTAGATCCTGTGG from Pygocentrus nattereri isolate fPygNat1 chromosome 5, fPygNat1.pri, whole genome shotgun sequence carries:
- the slc25a28 gene encoding mitoferrin-2, giving the protein MEADGFVRRRRMSAETPGGEAAVAGASAGAEIRWLGSRFWGVSEGIVGTLSPRIGGEAEVTTVQLYGPLEVSEIAEPDYEELPQGASTSTYMLAGAVAGIMEHCLMYPIDCVKTRMQSLQPEPAARYRNVMDALWRIVRTEGIWRPIRGLNATALGAGPAHALYFACYEKLKKTLSDVIHPGANSHLANGAAGCVATLLHDAVMNPAEVVKQRMQMYNSPYRGVLDCVRCVWQREGAGAFYRSYTTQLTMNVPFQALHFITYEYLQELLNPHRHYNPSSHMVSGALAGAIAAAATTPLDVCKTLLNTQESLTLHSVSQSGGHISGLAHAFRTVYRLGGLPAYFKGVQARVIYQMPSTAISWSVYEFFKYVITKHQHERRRSQKDGEK